The following coding sequences lie in one Deinococcus aerolatus genomic window:
- a CDS encoding MBL fold metallo-hydrolase: MTYLRVVPLTAGECLNVSALTQRGAAWRVQTYPAGFALLLHPTRGPVLFDTGYSARVVAAMRRWPGVLYGLLTPVRLDPRQTAAAGLARLGFAAMEVRDVIVSHLHADHIGGLRDFGAARFHLDPAAYRPLRGLRGVAAIRKAFMPELLPDDFESRLQPLVFQPAPLGLSPFPVAADVFGDGSAYAVQVPGHAAGLIALIVRTTPQAALNGDGAGLTLLASDAAWSVRGLREGLEVHPLARIVFDDADAERRSAGQLRGWLQAHPRARVIVSHDAPEARHA; this comes from the coding sequence ATGACGTACCTGCGCGTCGTTCCCCTGACGGCCGGCGAGTGCCTGAATGTCTCGGCGCTGACGCAGCGCGGCGCGGCGTGGCGGGTACAGACATACCCGGCGGGCTTCGCGTTGCTGCTGCACCCGACGCGCGGTCCGGTGCTGTTCGACACTGGCTACTCGGCGCGGGTGGTGGCCGCCATGCGGCGCTGGCCCGGTGTGCTGTACGGTCTGCTCACCCCGGTGCGCCTTGACCCGCGCCAGACGGCGGCGGCGGGACTGGCCCGGCTGGGCTTCGCGGCCATGGAGGTCCGGGACGTGATCGTGTCCCACCTGCACGCAGACCATATCGGTGGGTTGCGCGACTTCGGGGCGGCGCGGTTTCACCTGGACCCCGCCGCGTACCGTCCTCTGCGTGGTCTGCGCGGCGTGGCGGCCATTCGCAAGGCGTTCATGCCAGAGTTGCTGCCGGACGACTTCGAGTCCCGCCTCCAGCCGCTGGTGTTTCAGCCTGCCCCGCTCGGCCTGTCGCCGTTTCCCGTCGCTGCCGACGTGTTCGGGGACGGCAGCGCCTACGCGGTGCAGGTGCCGGGCCACGCGGCAGGACTGATCGCATTGATCGTCCGCACCACCCCGCAGGCGGCGCTGAACGGAGACGGCGCGGGGCTGACCCTGCTGGCCAGCGACGCCGCCTGGAGCGTGCGCGGCCTGCGCGAGGGGCTGGAGGTACATCCCCTGGCCCGCATCGTGTTTGATGACGCCGACGCCGAACGCCGGAGCGCCGGACAGTTGCGCGGGTGGTTGCAGGCGCACCCCCGCGCCCGCGTTATCGTCAGCCACGACGCGCCGGAGGCCCGGCATGCCTGA